From one Diprion similis isolate iyDipSimi1 chromosome 7, iyDipSimi1.1, whole genome shotgun sequence genomic stretch:
- the LOC124408180 gene encoding proton-associated sugar transporter A isoform X2 — translation MVDKLHEYEGLAGRIHGVRDKVGEKWNGWKEWKQSIPLDQGLEGVLNHLRGPPKLEKTLDDYSHIYRKKTRGELVRISAAVMGIEFSYAAETAFVSPTLLKIGVDHQHMTLVWALSPLVGFFVTPFLGSVSDRCRIRQGRRRPFILLLAIGVFIGLILVPNGENMGYAFGDTPTVVNQTVPLGHRTSGTTSTGENHHSPPTSSHSWGIFFTILGTVLLDFDADACQSPARAYLLDVTVPEDHARGLSTFTIMAGLGGFMGYGLGGINWDATTLGVMLGGHLHATFTLITIIFVICVFCTITSFKEIPLEVLERDQYQRFHDQKMSESRKSEESDKIAAEECTSYGTLTQAEDPTNIGNTAEEFILRQLPTGERPKRPGAVPMIPDVLPEAAMATENNGFDEGVETSSRTTLREYLLSILYMPHSMRMLCLTNLFCWMAHVCYSLYFTDFVGEAVYGGDPKASDGSTERQLYESGVRFGCWGMSMYSLSCACYSLVIEKLIKRYNTGMMMMALTKHPVGVIIFSWTAGVMYSTLFTMPYLLIAHYHASSTFEVGVDGVAVQSGGVRGLGTDVAIVSSMVFLAQFLLSCGLGTIVSVSGTTTAVVWVACMLAACGAASATQIMYLDL, via the exons ATGGTGGATAAACTGCACGAGTACGAGGGATTAGCCGGTAGGATTCACGGAGTGCGAGATAAAGTTGGCGAGAAATGGAACGGTTGGAAAGAGTGGAAACAGAGCATTCCTTTGGACCAAGGACTCGAGGGTGTTTTGAACCATCTTCGAGGCCCTCCAAAGCTGGAAAAGACCCTCGACGACTATTCGCACATATACAG gaaaaaaacgCGGGGTGAGCTGGTCCGGATCTCGGCCGCCGTGATGGGCATCGAGTTTTCTTACGCGGCCGAAACCGCGTTCGTGTCACCGACGCTCCTCAAGATCGGTGTGGACCACCAGCACATGACCTTGGTCTGGGCGCTGAGTCCTCTGGTTGGTTTTTTCGTGACCCCGTTCCTCGGCAGCGTGAGTGACCGTTGCAGAATACGACAAGGAAGAAGAAGGCCGTTCATCCTGCTCCTGGCCATCGGTGTCTTCATCG GATTGATCCTCGTCCCCAACGGTGAAAACATGGGATACGCCTTCGGCGACACTCCGACGGTTGTCAATCAAACCGTTCCTTTGGGGCATCGAACCTCGGGCACAACTTCTACGGGTGAAAACCATCACTCGCCTCCAACCTCGTCCCATTCTTGGGGGATATTCTTCACAATACTCGGGACTGTTCTCCTCGACTTTGACGCTGACGCGTGTCAAAGCCCAGCCAGAGCCTATCTTCTAGACGTCACTGTTCCAG AGGATCATGCCCGGGGACTCAGCACTTTCACCATCATGGCCGGATTGGGGGGCTTCATGGGCTATGGACTGGGAGGCATCAACTGGGACGCAACGACCCTTGGGGTCATGCTGGGGGGCCACCTTCACGCGACCTTCACCTTAATCACGATAATATTCGTGATATGCGTCTTTTGCACCATCACCAGCTTCAAGGAAATTCCACTTGAGGTCCTCGAGCGGGATCAGTACCAACGATTCCACGACCAGAAG ATGTCGGAGAGCAGGAAGTCGGAAGAGTCGGACAAGATTGCAGCCGAGGAGTGTACCTCGTATGGAACCCTGACGCAGGCGGAGGATCCGACGAACATTGGAAACACTGCAGAG GAGTTCATCCTCAGGCAGCTACCCACCGGTGAACGTCCCAAGCGACCTGGCGCTGTTCCCATGATTCCCGACGTGCTTCCGGAGGCTGCAATGGCGACGGAGAACAACGGATTCGACGAGGGCGTAGAGACGAGCTCCAGAACAACTCTGAGAGAGTATCTTCTCTCGATACTCTACATGCCTCACAGCATGAGGATGCTGTGCTTGACGAATCTGTTCTGCTGGATGGCACACGTCTGCTACTCTCTCTACTTCACCGATTTTGTTGGCGAGGCGGTTTACGGGGGTGATCCTAAG GCTTCCGACGGATCTACTGAACGACAACTTTACGAATCCGGGGTTCGATTTGGGTGCTGGGGGATGTCGATGTACTCCTTATCGTGTGCCTGTTACTCGCTCGTCATTGAGAAACTCATTAAACGCTACAA CACgggaatgatgatgatggcgCTGACGAAACACCCTGTGggtgtaattattttctcgtGGACAGCCGGCGTCATGTATTCGACACTCTTTACAATGCCGTATCTGCTAATTGCCCATTACCACGCTTCGTCAACG TTCGAGGTCGGGGTGGATGGGGTCGCTGTTCAAAGCGGCGGTGTCCGAGGCCTGGGTACGGACGTGGCGATCGTTTCGTCGATGGTGTTCCTGGCGCAATTCCTCCTGTCCTGTGGTCTTGGGACCATCGTCAGCGTCTCGGGAACGACAACAGCAGTCGTATGGGTGGCATGCATGTTGGCCGCTTGCGGTGCCGCTTCAGCAACCCAAATCATGTACTTGGATCTCTGA
- the LOC124408180 gene encoding proton-associated sugar transporter A isoform X1 produces MVDKLHEYEGLAGRIHGVRDKVGEKWNGWKEWKQSIPLDQGLEGVLNHLRGPPKLEKTLDDYSHIYRKKTRGELVRISAAVMGIEFSYAAETAFVSPTLLKIGVDHQHMTLVWALSPLVGFFVTPFLGSVSDRCRIRQGRRRPFILLLAIGVFIGLILVPNGENMGYAFGDTPTVVNQTVPLGHRTSGTTSTGENHHSPPTSSHSWGIFFTILGTVLLDFDADACQSPARAYLLDVTVPEDHARGLSTFTIMAGLGGFMGYGLGGINWDATTLGVMLGGHLHATFTLITIIFVICVFCTITSFKEIPLEVLERDQYQRFHDQKMSESRKSEESDKIAAEECTSYGTLTQAEDPTNIGNTAEEFILRQLPTGERPKRPGAVPMIPDVLPEAAMATENNGFDEGVETSSRTTLREYLLSILYMPHSMRMLCLTNLFCWMAHVCYSLYFTDFVGEAVYGGDPKASDGSTERQLYESGVRFGCWGMSMYSLSCACYSLVIEKLIKRYKARKVYICGLLFYSTGMMMMALTKHPVGVIIFSWTAGVMYSTLFTMPYLLIAHYHASSTFEVGVDGVAVQSGGVRGLGTDVAIVSSMVFLAQFLLSCGLGTIVSVSGTTTAVVWVACMLAACGAASATQIMYLDL; encoded by the exons ATGGTGGATAAACTGCACGAGTACGAGGGATTAGCCGGTAGGATTCACGGAGTGCGAGATAAAGTTGGCGAGAAATGGAACGGTTGGAAAGAGTGGAAACAGAGCATTCCTTTGGACCAAGGACTCGAGGGTGTTTTGAACCATCTTCGAGGCCCTCCAAAGCTGGAAAAGACCCTCGACGACTATTCGCACATATACAG gaaaaaaacgCGGGGTGAGCTGGTCCGGATCTCGGCCGCCGTGATGGGCATCGAGTTTTCTTACGCGGCCGAAACCGCGTTCGTGTCACCGACGCTCCTCAAGATCGGTGTGGACCACCAGCACATGACCTTGGTCTGGGCGCTGAGTCCTCTGGTTGGTTTTTTCGTGACCCCGTTCCTCGGCAGCGTGAGTGACCGTTGCAGAATACGACAAGGAAGAAGAAGGCCGTTCATCCTGCTCCTGGCCATCGGTGTCTTCATCG GATTGATCCTCGTCCCCAACGGTGAAAACATGGGATACGCCTTCGGCGACACTCCGACGGTTGTCAATCAAACCGTTCCTTTGGGGCATCGAACCTCGGGCACAACTTCTACGGGTGAAAACCATCACTCGCCTCCAACCTCGTCCCATTCTTGGGGGATATTCTTCACAATACTCGGGACTGTTCTCCTCGACTTTGACGCTGACGCGTGTCAAAGCCCAGCCAGAGCCTATCTTCTAGACGTCACTGTTCCAG AGGATCATGCCCGGGGACTCAGCACTTTCACCATCATGGCCGGATTGGGGGGCTTCATGGGCTATGGACTGGGAGGCATCAACTGGGACGCAACGACCCTTGGGGTCATGCTGGGGGGCCACCTTCACGCGACCTTCACCTTAATCACGATAATATTCGTGATATGCGTCTTTTGCACCATCACCAGCTTCAAGGAAATTCCACTTGAGGTCCTCGAGCGGGATCAGTACCAACGATTCCACGACCAGAAG ATGTCGGAGAGCAGGAAGTCGGAAGAGTCGGACAAGATTGCAGCCGAGGAGTGTACCTCGTATGGAACCCTGACGCAGGCGGAGGATCCGACGAACATTGGAAACACTGCAGAG GAGTTCATCCTCAGGCAGCTACCCACCGGTGAACGTCCCAAGCGACCTGGCGCTGTTCCCATGATTCCCGACGTGCTTCCGGAGGCTGCAATGGCGACGGAGAACAACGGATTCGACGAGGGCGTAGAGACGAGCTCCAGAACAACTCTGAGAGAGTATCTTCTCTCGATACTCTACATGCCTCACAGCATGAGGATGCTGTGCTTGACGAATCTGTTCTGCTGGATGGCACACGTCTGCTACTCTCTCTACTTCACCGATTTTGTTGGCGAGGCGGTTTACGGGGGTGATCCTAAG GCTTCCGACGGATCTACTGAACGACAACTTTACGAATCCGGGGTTCGATTTGGGTGCTGGGGGATGTCGATGTACTCCTTATCGTGTGCCTGTTACTCGCTCGTCATTGAGAAACTCATTAAACGCTACAA AGCCCGGAAAGTCTATATATGCGGCCTGCTGTTCTACAGCACgggaatgatgatgatggcgCTGACGAAACACCCTGTGggtgtaattattttctcgtGGACAGCCGGCGTCATGTATTCGACACTCTTTACAATGCCGTATCTGCTAATTGCCCATTACCACGCTTCGTCAACG TTCGAGGTCGGGGTGGATGGGGTCGCTGTTCAAAGCGGCGGTGTCCGAGGCCTGGGTACGGACGTGGCGATCGTTTCGTCGATGGTGTTCCTGGCGCAATTCCTCCTGTCCTGTGGTCTTGGGACCATCGTCAGCGTCTCGGGAACGACAACAGCAGTCGTATGGGTGGCATGCATGTTGGCCGCTTGCGGTGCCGCTTCAGCAACCCAAATCATGTACTTGGATCTCTGA